The DNA window TTTCTGGGAAGCTTTGCGTGTTTAAGGAATTGGAGGCTCATGTTTTGAGCTCGTGTTTTACAAGGAATGCATTGGCGACAGGGAACTGTGGGAATAACTTGAGGCCGCCAAAAGGCCAGACcgctttgttctttttgatACTGGTAACAGGGAATGCGATACGGAGTTTGGGCATGTAACAAGACTATACATTGTTGGACTAAACAAGTAGGAATCGGGCGTTTTGGGTAGTTTCAGCGGGAATAtatcatttcttcttcttgtcatccACTAGCTCGATATTGTCTTCCGGTACATCCTTGTACTTTTCCAGAATGAACTCTTCTAGTTCGTCGCTGACGTCTCCTTGTACCACGATTTCTTCACCGCCGCTAGGAAGCTTTGTAACAGAAGATCCCGTTGCGAATTTCTTTCCAAAATCCTTGGCAACCTTGAGAAAGGGAGGGATAGTCAGTAACTCTTCAGTCCAGAGAGTAAAGATATCAATATCGTAGCAAAAGCATACCTTTTTCAGATCCAAACCAAACGCTTCCAATCCAATAACGGCCGTGACAaactttttcttgtttctctcgaTTCGCTTAATGGTGACGACGCTCGAGGCCAGTTTGCTcgcctgcttctgctctgcagcctcggccttggcagccttcttctgcgCATCCTTGGCGGCTCTCTTCTGCGCATCGACGGAGAGGGCAGCGGTGGCTGCTTCTAGGGCTTCGGGGGACCATATCCTGGAATACATGTCCGGGTGGTGCTTCTCGAGCCATTCCTGGCATTTTCTGACGGTGCCGCCATACTCGCAGTACTACTTGGTTATAGTTGAGCCGTCAGGTTCACAATCGGAATTTTCGAGATGGTGTCTTCTCTTGTTGTCTATTTTCATACCTCTGGCGGCAGAGTACACACTGAAAAATACCAAGGCAAGAAGTTAGCAACCGCAAGCAGTCATTGCTCAAGAAAAGCTGGACGAGATTTTCatagagaagagggagaagctTTGCCGTACCTCCACAGTAAATCACATTTCTGCCCTGCAGCTCCACGGGCGCCTCGGATTGCTCTGTGTCTGCCATTGTTTGCTGGCAGAAaaggctgagctgagctgtgtTCAGAAAGGAGAGCAAGACGCGCGCTGTCTGTACTTTTGTCCAAAGTCACAACCAAAACGCATGGCGGGGTAGATTCAGCGAGTGCATGGCGGGGCTGCTTTTCCCACTGGCGACGTCAATAGCGAGGTACCTGAGTACTTCCCGTCTGTCTTTAGTGGAATGTCTTTGGCGGGAGCCTCCGCCCGGTTGTGGCGGTGGCTACTTGGACACCTGAGGCACAATACCTCATGTCTGTAGTTGCCATATGATCAATAAAGGAATTGGAATCTCATccgttttttgttttatttatCTTGTTGACACTTTTGTGCTATCATACTGGGAGCCTCTCAGTCCAATGATGGTAGTTTTTGGTTCATCATCACTACTATTGGACGACCTCATTCATTGGCCCGGGATATGTATAGGTGAATCAATGATTCGGCATGATGTGAATTGAATGGAAACCTTTTTGGATACAATAAGGGGGGTAAGAACTGGTTAAATTAGAGATAAATGCCATGTTATTACCATTGCAGTCCAAAGACCAAATTCTCCAACTGAAAGCAACCGAGGAACGTGCGAATAGGTCTAGGGAGGAGATGTGAGGAATCTTGTATCACCGAGAACCGGCCACACAGACGATGGAATGATGAAACGATGTATCTCCAATGCCGGAAAGAGCCATGTTTTCAGGACGCGTCGGTCCGAATATAGCTTTCTAGAATCGCCctcgaagccgccgccgccgccgctgccgcatAATTCTGCCATCGCGGATGCTTATGGCTGTCCGCATAGTCGCACACTCCTTTCACTACGATGCAAGGCACCTCATCCCAGATCCCAGCGCCCTCCGTCTCGAACGCAATGACGCCCGCTTCTCTTGAAAGCTTGTCTCGTTCTGCCGCCGACTTCATCACTTTATCTCCCGATGCGACAGCTCCCACATGCACCGCAGGCTGCGGAGTATCACCACTGGAGTCTTGGAGCCGTTTCCTTGTAAGGTGACGTTCATCGTCGCATCCAAGATCTATACATGGTGAGCTAAGCCCCTTATCGCAGACAGGGTCTGAGTCTTTGACACAATGGCGGCAAATACAGGACGGCGATTTATGATGCTTGTGTCGGTGTGTCGGCTCAAATAGTTTGTCTTCCGCCGTTCCTGGGTAATCATACTTGGCCTGGCGCCTTCTTTGGGCAGCGTTGCCTTGAAGTTGCTTGAGGAAATTCTCAGTTCGTTTTTCGAGCCGATCGAGGCCCCGATCGGTCTCGAACGTGGTGACGAGGCTACGGATATCTTTATTGCCTGGCCAAGATTATCCTCGACGGTATTCTTGTGTACAAACCCATCTGATAACTGCCAGCCAAAATCATACTGGAAGACAGTCTTGCTGATGATCACATCGCCCAGGAAGATCTCTTCATGTTGACCAACATGGGGCACACTCCCACACACGCCTGTAAGGAGAGCAAGCCGCACGCCGGTATAGCTCGACCGCATGCTTGCTGCCGCGCTGGCTGCGCCGGCCTTGCCCATCTGTGGCAAAAGGGCTAGGACGACGCTGTAGTTGCCCATACGGCCAGTGGTATAGTGATTGGTATCGCCCGCCGCTCGTCCATACTgatcgccatcttcgtcccAGAACTCGTCGAAGATGTATGAAACCGCATCGTACTCAAGCGACAGAGTGCAGATGATTGCGATGTCGAAGTCGCTGCGGCGAGAAGGTCGCATAGATTGTCCCATCCTATGGTACCTAGCATGAGATATTAGCGGCCAGTTATGATTTAATTGGTTCCAATCCCTTCTTGTCTTGGTAGGTTGTTGATTTGCGCAAACCGGCATCTGCATTTCAAAGGTGTAATTGAGCACATCCACTCAGCGAGATTGGGGCTCCATGctacgaaaaagaaaattttgTGCCAGATCTGAAACGAAAAGATACATAACTTCATATTAAAAACCAAATCGATGAACAgcaaaagaggggggggggggtatGTTGTCAGATAAGAGAGTAGAAACATACGAATTTGCAATCCCGTCGGCTGAGTCTTTATTGTTGCATAAGCTGCTAGTTTCTCTGTGGATTGACCCATATACACTAGACGGCGTTTGTGGCTCTGGCATGCGCCGTTTTTTATATCCAGGTGTTGTCTGTTCAGGTTCCACGGATCGCATAACCAGCTTTGTAGATTTAGAAGCTTGATACCCATCCCGGTGGCCGGACCGCGATGGCGAATCTAGTCGCTGCCGTTTCCGAGTAGACACAAAGTTTGACTGATCATATCCAAGCTTGAGTTTATAAACAATCTCTTTGTAAAGgtgttttcttattattGAATCCACGTCTTTACTCTTATTGCGTCTCGACCTTAGTGCCTTTGATATCATATAAGGAACTGTAAAACAGCCCCTGATTGCTTCAACATATGAGTCACTTCTCTCTTGCTCAAGATGTTCTATGCGGCCAATAAGCTGGCACCAAGCTTGTTTATTTCCTTTGAGATCAGGACTTATGTCAATTTCGATGTTTTGGCCAAAATCCAATTCGAGCAACAGTTTTGCAAAAGACAATAGTGCAGGATGGCCCATCCGGAAGTTGTCCAAGTTTGTTGGTACTGGAATATCTGAGGCAAAAGCTAGATATGGGAGGCGATCTCGGAAGCAGATCCTTTTTGAGGCAAAGTCAGCGTCAAAAAAGTTCATTAGGCAAAATCCGAGCTTAACAGCAAGTTCTCGCCTATCTTTAATGCTAGCCCTAGCTGGTAATATCTCGTTAGATATGTTAGGGTTAAAAGATCTGAAAACTCCCTTTAGGATAAGTTGGTCAAGAGACTCATTCATTGGCGAGCCTGTCCCAGAGCATGTAGAATTTGACCAGGTACCGGACAGCTCGAACTTGTTATTATCTTCGATATGCAGTACCAACGCTTTGCCTTGGCCAGTATGCTGACGGAGCTTCATACAGACATCTGGCGTAGACAAAGTTGAAGATCGCCTACCATCTATGTAAGTAAAGAGACAAAAGGTAGAGGAGTAACTCTGTAAACAATAATTAATGTAGCAAACATACGGATTGGCAAAATCACACCGGGCCTCTTGCCATGGACTCAAATCTAGGCATGGCGAAAGCAAAAGTTGCAGGTCCGGTAATATCAAGTCCTCATCAGGATCTTCAATAAGCTTTAACAACACTTCATGTGGCGTTCCACATTTAAAGTGTTTAAATAAAGCCTTGAGAGTCAATATAGCCTGGTTCCGTATTATACCTTCCTTCCAAGCCCCATTTTTGTGCTGTTGCTTTTGGAGTGGCGGAATAACTGGCTCTTGTAAAGGGGGCGCGAGCAGTTTATCAATGACCTTGTTATATTCGGTAATCACCCGTAAGCATTCGTCAAGCTCCGTAGCACCGTTTGGAAGATCGAATAGCGTTTGATTACGGCCACTCGCTGGGTCGATTTCTCCATGTGTCGTCTGCAGAAGCTCAGGTAAAGCTCGTAAGCGGGGATAAGTCAAACCGTCagcatatacatatatataagGAGCCCGCGCAAGGCCATCCAACAACGAACAGAGACTGCTCAAATGCGTTTGGCATCGTTCGAACTCTGTTGCATCCAGAACCCGAGAAATCTGCTTGACCGTGAATACGCTGCGAAGCTCCGTCTCGATGAGCTCGGCGTTGAGATTCACTTGTCTGTGATCCCTGAAGTGTCCTGCTGGCACATGATGTCGTGCCTTCCTCTGGTCCAATAGACGCCCAAGCTCACCGAGTAAGCGCCATTCATTCGAGTCATCAAGATAAGGCATGTCAATCTTCAGACCTCATTTCCATCCCTGTGGTATGCAATAGCGATAGACTTCAGAGCCTGCTCGAGTGACTGTGAGGAATATGTGCGGGgtgaatacatgtacatatgtACGTACATGTGTGTATTCTCAATCGCCCCCACCAGAGACTGGCTAATAGGATCGCCTTTTGAAGGTCACATcgagctactgctgctattccCCCGCTCGGCTCTTTATAAATGACAGCAGACTGAACGTTCTATCTTAACCACCGTCGCGCATCCCATTCTACTCTTCGATACCCAAGTTATCTGCCAGATATCCCTCCAGAAAGAGCCATCTTCGTGATATACGCTCAAAAAAACAGATTTCCACTAACTCATCcttaaaaaagattatacACATcgtaataatacttaaacCATGTCCAATGAACCGCCAAAGTATCCGTAGGTATGCTATACCTTAAGATGATCTCTTGTTAATGTATCAGCAGCGCTGCCGTAGAATCGTACATaaaagatgacgatggcgaccTCCCATACAGGTTGAGGGTAATCAGCAACAAAGATAACAACAACGGCAAGGATACCTATAAAAGTACGAGAACTAGAGTGGTACAGCAAGGGACCAACACAGTGGCAGCAGACAATTCAGCCATCTCAGAGACCGGGACCTGGGAAATTGTTGACCCTGGAGAGGCGCTGAAACTCGATTCCGAAGATGTTCTTTATAGGCTGGCTTGTGAATGTGAGGACCTTTTCGAGCAACTGCAAGACGCATTCCTGAACACAAAGCCTAAAGCTTCAGATACTGAGCAATGTACAGAATTCCAGCAACGATTTTCTATATGGGTTGCATATCTTGGAGTGTTTGCTGAGAAAAGCCAATGTCTTGATACAAGACTACAAAACTTCCCTGACCTTCAGGATCTTGCGACTCGATTACTGGATATCCTCCGCTGCAGTCTGCATCAGTATAAAGATGGAATAAACTCTCAAAAAAGGAACCAGGCCTCAACAAGCCCCGATAAATCCCAATTTGAGGTTTCTTCAAGGCTATCAGCATCACTAGCAGCAATTGACAATACGCTCGTTCGACTGAACCGTCTTGGTGTTACAATTCGCCAATCGAGCCAAGAGAAGATCCATATACGAGCCGAGAAATCTACCGCACATCTTGATTTGACATTATTCACATATTTTTGCGCAAACGCTGTGCAAACCCTATATCCTAATGCTCACCAACACCTCAAAGACTATCTCAAAGAGTCGATGATGAATAGATACAAAAAGATGATACATCACAACTCTCGCTATATAAAGCTTAGGACCCCCCGAGAGTCATATACGAAATTGCCATCTATCCCGGAAGTACCCAATAACAAGTCACCAACCGACATTCCCGTTATCCAGCAAGCGGAGACAGTCCCAGCTTCAGTTTATCGCTCTGGAGCACATGTAATCACAGCACCCTCTCAATCTGACTTATCCAGCGTCAACATTCAACGGATCAGGGACCGCTTCAGGCCGCCCGATGAAGCATCAACAAAGTTTCATCGAACATCATCAGTCCAAGTGAACCAGGGCAATTATCCACGGCCACCCATCATGAACAAGAATGAAGATATCTTCGCTTTTGAGTGGTGTTCTGAGCCGCTTGATAAGAAAGCACTCTCGGAAAGTGAATGGCGGTATGTGATGTTCACCCTTTAATCATACGAGCGTCGACAAACTTTAATAGGTCTATCTATGACTTAAATAAAAGCTGCAATTTGTTTATTATGAGAGATGAATTGTACTAACTTACGCATGCCCTTCTAGTCGACATATAGATCGAGATCTCAAGCCGTATATTTGCCTCTCAGAAGAATGTCAAGAAGTGCACCCAGTCTATTCTACCTTTAATGAATGGTATAGCCACATGAATTGTCACAGTCGGCGTTGGTATCGGCAGATATATCTGTCACCTACCTGGGTATGTACTATTTGCGAGTTTAATTCAGGCGTGTATAGCAACCCGCAAGATTTATACTCGCATCTCCAAGAATCGCATGATGGGGACTATACGAATGAGCAACTTCGTGTTATTTCGCAACAGAGCAAGATAAAGCAACCAAGGGCGTGGGATAATTGTCTTTTGTGCGGATTTACAGTAGAGGAGGAAGATACTGAGGGCACAACGGGGTTTCTTAACGAACAAACGGAAAATTAAAGCACGAGGCTTTTAAAAGCGCCAGGACGACATACTCTATGATGCATCCTGGTCACTACAGTTCCGACGACACTGACTTTTCAGACACCTCTTCTGACGTGGATATGAATACTCTTCAACAAAGACCACAGCAGACAGAAGACCGTTCAAAGGCTATAGCCCGTCACATTGCGATACATTTGCAAGTGCTAATGCTTTTGACATTGCGCTTTGCAGCCTTGCAAAAAGACGATAACAACCTGGTGGATGATGATCTGAAGAGTGATGATGTCGACATCGACGAGGAAAATAGCTCCTCAAAAGGCAACGACTCAGAAAACTTTTCAGACATCAACTCCAGGAGAGATGTCGGCATGGAAGacatggacgacgaagatggctcAGGAGCCGCTAAGGATTTGGATACTGACTTGATGGAGGATGACATCCCAGTTCCCGACACAGACCTGGGCCTCGACGATATTCCTAGACAATACGATGGCTTGATAGCCGAGGATGACACTTTTTTAAACGAAGTAATTGAATCTGGAGCTTGGCAGTCTTGGCAAAATAAACCAAGAGAGCCCATATGCCATGATCCTGAGGACTATACCATTGTATGGATCTGTGCTACCCGCACCGAGTATACTGCCGCCCAAGCGTTTCTCGACGACATTCACAAGGAGCCTGGATATGAAGAACCTGGATATTTCTATGGTTATACATTTGGCCAAATTGGACGACATAATAttgttcttttgtttccttccgcaaaaagaatatatagaCAATCACCTGTGGTAACAGTTGTAAGAAACATCCCATATCACTTTCATAACATCAGATTCTGCTTGTCAGTTGGAAGTGGTGGCGGCGCTCCTAGCGCAAAGCATGACATCCGACTTGGCGACGTTATAGTGGGTTATTCTCctgcagagagagaaggcagTGTGATTCAGTATAAAACCAGACAAATACCAGAGGTTTTACGAGCAGCCATCGACAGACTTACGTTGCTGTATGCAATGGAGAGGCATACCCTGAAAGAGGCAATCGACACCACACTTGATAAGAACCAAAGCCTGGGAGAGAGTTATAAACGACCTGCCACTGATAGGCTCTACCAGTCGCATTTCGTCCATCGCTCAGACAGCGAGAACAATTGTGCGGTAGTCTGTGGTGATGACCCATCCAGCTTTGTTCAGCGACCTGAACGGGTCGAGGACGGTCCGACGATCCACTATGGCCTCATTGCTTCAGCATATGCACCTATGAAAGATGCTCTAGTTCGAGATAAATTGAGTGAGCTAAAGGATATTCTTTGCTTTGAACAGGAAGCTACGGGGTTCAGTGGCGGTTTTCCATGTCTAGTAATTCGCGGCATCTGCGACTACTCAGACTCACATCACAACGAAAGATGGCAAGGCTATGCAGCCATGACAACCGCGGCATTTGCAAAGCAACTTCTTTGTGAAATATCTCCAGGATCAGTGGAAGCTGAACCAAGGTATCGCGATATTATAAGCATCAAGTCTTGACACTTAGACTGCAATTAAGACTTGATTAATAATGTAATATATTTAGCTACCTATATAAGGAGACGCAGATCGAGATACTACCTATTATACTCAGGGATATTACGCAATAACCTGAAATTAGAGGAAATTGTTacatctacatgtacctaaGTGGACATATATGGTTTAAAAAAACGCTAGAAACATCACAGACCCTGGCTTTGGGGAGTTGGTGTTAGTTAAGTACCTCATTCACCATGGTCTGCTGTAAT is part of the Trichoderma atroviride chromosome 1, complete sequence genome and encodes:
- a CDS encoding uncharacterized protein (EggNog:ENOG41~BUSCO:EOG092D47GJ) — encoded protein: MADTEQSEAPVELQGRNVIYCGVCTLPPEYCEYGGTVRKCQEWLEKHHPDMYSRIWSPEALEAATAALSVDAQKRAAKDAQKKAAKAEAAEQKQASKLASSVVTIKRIERNKKKFVTAVIGLEAFGLDLKKVAKDFGKKFATGSSVTKLPSGGEEIVVQGDVSDELEEFILEKYKDVPEDNIELVDDKKKK
- a CDS encoding uncharacterized protein (EggNog:ENOG41), translated to MQMPVCANQQPTKTRRDWNQLNHNWPLISHARYHRMGQSMRPSRRSDFDIAIICTLSLEYDAVSYIFDEFWDEDGDQYGRAAGDTNHYTTGRMGNYSVVLALLPQMGKAGAASAAASMRSSYTGVRLALLTGVCGSVPHVGQHEEIFLGDVIISKTVFQYDFGWQLSDGFVHKNTVEDNLGQAIKISVASSPRSRPIGASIGSKNELRISSSNFKATLPKEGARPSMITQERRKTNYLSRHTDTSIINRRPVFAAIVSKTQTLSAIRGLAHHV
- a CDS encoding uncharacterized protein (EggNog:ENOG41), with the translated sequence MSNEPPKYPAAVESYIKDDDGDLPYRLRVISNKDNNNGKDTYKSTRTRVVQQGTNTVAADNSAISETGTWEIVDPGEALKLDSEDVLYRLACECEDLFEQLQDAFLNTKPKASDTEQCTEFQQRFSIWVAYLGVFAEKSQCLDTRLQNFPDLQDLATRLLDILRCSLHQYKDGINSQKRNQASTSPDKSQFEVSSRLSASLAAIDNTLVRLNRLGVTIRQSSQEKIHIRAEKSTAHLDLTLFTYFCANAVQTLYPNAHQHLKDYLKESMMNRYKKMIHHNSRYIKLRTPRESYTKLPSIPEVPNNKSPTDIPVIQQAETVPASVYRSGAHVITAPSQSDLSSVNIQRIRDRFRPPDEASTKFHRTSSVQVNQGNYPRPPIMNKNEDIFAFEWCSEPLDKKALSESEWRRHIDRDLKPYICLSEECQEVHPVYSTFNEWYSHMNCHSRRWYRQIYLSPTWVCTICEFNSGVYSNPQDLYSHLQESHDGDYTNEQLRVISQQSKIKQPRAWDNCLLCGFTVEEEDTEGTTGFLNEQTEN
- a CDS encoding uncharacterized protein (EggNog:ENOG41): MMHPGHYSSDDTDFSDTSSDVDMNTLQQRPQQTEDRSKAIARHIAIHLQVLMLLTLRFAALQKDDNNLVDDDLKSDDVDIDEENSSSKGNDSENFSDINSRRDVGMEDMDDEDGSGAAKDLDTDLMEDDIPVPDTDLGLDDIPRQYDGLIAEDDTFLNEVIESGAWQSWQNKPREPICHDPEDYTIVWICATRTEYTAAQAFLDDIHKEPGYEEPGYFYGYTFGQIGRHNIVLLFPSAKRIYRQSPVVTVVRNIPYHFHNIRFCLSVGSGGGAPSAKHDIRLGDVIVGYSPAEREGSVIQYKTRQIPEVLRAAIDRLTLLYAMERHTLKEAIDTTLDKNQSLGESYKRPATDRLYQSHFVHRSDSENNCAVVCGDDPSSFVQRPERVEDGPTIHYGLIASAYAPMKDALVRDKLSELKDILCFEQEATGFSGGFPCLVIRGICDYSDSHHNERWQGYAAMTTAAFAKQLLCEISPGSVEAEPRYRDIISIKS